One region of Desulfobacterales bacterium genomic DNA includes:
- a CDS encoding aldehyde ferredoxin oxidoreductase family protein, with protein sequence MPFGYTGKILRVDLTMQKVTIDEQDEAFYRSYLGGRGIGYHYLMQMVPAGTGPFSADNILALASGVMTGAPLPAACRFAAVGKSPLTGTAGESEAAGFFGPELKMAGFDAVVFSGRAEKPVYLWLTEGKAEIRDASKIARLETKEVEDAIRNELSSSKIRVAQTGPAGMNRVRFANITNNLGHFNGRGGFGALMGSKNLRAVAALGTEKCAFASPEFLRETAQQYARTFKDNPAGEQLFVYGTTAFPEILSAAGALPVDNFRRSRFDHAAAIGGDRYNEVLLQKRKGCYACPIRCKRGIALDDPQYGVDSRYGGPEYETIAALGSNLNIANLKAIAKGNEICNRYCIDTISAGMTIAFACECFEAGIIGTSDTDGLELRFGDADLMLQLLELIAHREGFGDVLAEGSARLAEKWGHPHALDHLAVKGQEISMHDPRIKVGVGIGFAVSPYGADHMTAAHDTAFVNPESFPVNSVRPLGIYGAMHATEINSEKVRSYKILENFWRTLDALGLCVFGYAPRGVMPINTMVDSVNAVTGWDTSLYELMRAGERATMIARAFNSREGLSIKNDQLPKRLFDPKPDGPNAGDQMFKETDFCEAVVLYYEMIGCDPTTGQPRRGKLLELGLDWIENY encoded by the coding sequence ATGCCGTTCGGTTACACTGGTAAAATTTTGCGTGTAGATCTGACCATGCAAAAAGTGACGATTGATGAACAGGATGAGGCTTTTTACCGATCGTATCTGGGGGGCCGGGGGATTGGATACCATTATCTGATGCAAATGGTGCCGGCCGGCACGGGCCCATTTTCAGCGGACAATATTCTGGCTCTGGCCAGCGGGGTGATGACGGGTGCACCTTTGCCGGCTGCTTGCCGCTTTGCGGCGGTGGGCAAATCACCGCTGACCGGAACTGCCGGCGAATCCGAGGCAGCGGGGTTTTTCGGCCCCGAGCTGAAAATGGCCGGCTTCGACGCTGTGGTGTTTAGCGGCAGGGCGGAAAAACCAGTTTATTTATGGCTGACCGAGGGTAAAGCAGAAATAAGAGATGCTTCAAAGATTGCCCGACTGGAGACAAAAGAAGTCGAAGACGCCATTCGCAATGAGCTGAGCAGCTCTAAAATTCGTGTGGCGCAAACCGGGCCGGCCGGTATGAACCGGGTGCGTTTTGCCAACATTACGAATAATCTTGGACACTTTAATGGGCGTGGTGGATTTGGGGCCCTGATGGGATCAAAAAATCTGCGCGCCGTCGCTGCTTTGGGCACTGAAAAATGTGCTTTTGCATCACCGGAATTTTTGCGTGAAACAGCGCAGCAATATGCGCGCACCTTCAAGGATAATCCGGCAGGCGAACAGCTTTTTGTTTACGGCACCACAGCCTTCCCGGAGATCTTATCAGCCGCGGGCGCGCTGCCGGTTGACAATTTCCGGCGCAGCCGCTTTGACCATGCAGCGGCCATTGGCGGGGATCGCTACAATGAGGTGCTTTTACAGAAAAGAAAAGGTTGCTATGCCTGCCCGATCCGCTGCAAACGCGGCATTGCACTGGATGACCCTCAATATGGCGTCGATTCCCGTTACGGTGGCCCTGAGTATGAGACCATTGCTGCGCTGGGGAGCAATCTGAATATTGCCAACCTGAAAGCCATCGCCAAGGGCAACGAAATCTGCAATCGCTATTGTATCGATACCATTTCAGCCGGGATGACGATCGCTTTTGCCTGCGAATGCTTCGAGGCGGGAATTATTGGCACCTCAGATACCGACGGTCTGGAGCTGCGTTTCGGGGATGCCGATTTAATGCTCCAACTGCTGGAGCTGATTGCCCATCGTGAAGGCTTTGGCGACGTTCTGGCGGAAGGCTCTGCCCGGTTGGCCGAAAAATGGGGGCATCCACATGCCCTCGACCATCTGGCGGTCAAAGGCCAGGAGATCTCTATGCACGATCCGCGAATTAAGGTCGGTGTGGGCATTGGTTTTGCCGTCAGCCCTTACGGCGCCGATCACATGACGGCGGCACATGACACCGCTTTTGTCAATCCGGAGTCGTTTCCGGTCAATTCTGTTCGACCTTTGGGCATCTATGGAGCTATGCATGCTACTGAAATTAATTCGGAAAAAGTGCGCTCATACAAGATTCTGGAAAATTTCTGGCGCACCTTGGATGCCTTGGGCCTGTGTGTTTTTGGCTATGCCCCCAGAGGTGTGATGCCGATCAACACCATGGTTGATAGCGTCAATGCGGTGACCGGATGGGATACGAGTCTGTATGAATTGATGCGCGCCGGAGAGCGCGCCACCATGATTGCCCGGGCATTTAACAGCCGCGAAGGGTTGTCAATAAAAAACGATCAACTTCCCAAGCGTTTGTTTGATCCCAAACCTGACGGACCCAATGCCGGAGATCAGATGTTCAAAGAAACCGATTTTTGCGAGGCTGTTGTGCTGTATTATGAAATGATCGGCTGTGATCCGACTACGGGCCAGCCCCGCCGTGGCAAGCTTTTAGAACTTGGACTAGATTGGATTGAAAATTATTAA